In Gossypium raimondii isolate GPD5lz chromosome 12, ASM2569854v1, whole genome shotgun sequence, a single window of DNA contains:
- the LOC105763507 gene encoding nodulation receptor kinase, producing the protein MMEGLVYWILTCFVFSIVCFFNIVQSTNAQGFLSIACCVQSSFTDKNLTWIPDDQWFTNRKGCKNLNQGNQSARIFEIEWGKRCYSLPTVKDQDYLVRGSFPVVETEGAAEFESSFTVSIGSTPLSVVNSSADLVVEGIFRAANSYTDFCLVHGKGDPYISSLELRPFNDSGYLNDKSSNILKVVNRTDLGGFGETRYPEDRYDRIWKPASSLYSRAANSTVIIHNNVNTTVPLNVLRTAVTDSTRLEFLQNDLDNGDYNYTVILYFLELDDSVRIGQRVFDIFINNEKKADNFDILAKGSNYGELVFNVTAKGSLNLTLDKGSNGSELGPICNAFEMLRVRQRDQETDYNDVVEIKKVKEELLMPNKGNDLLETWSGDPCLPDHWPGLACNSFNGSTVITDMDLSSNQFQGSIPPSITKLTHLKTLNLSNNDFSGEIPTFPPSSDLTSVDISYNELEGSVPQSLVSLPHLSTLNYGCNSQLDNDLPSTLNSSKLTTDSGACSRKSRGPTKGIVIGAAACGSAVVTIALGTILVCLYRKKLMARRKYNGKGLSLAKNVVFSLPSTDEVFVKPISIQTYTLQYIEMATEKYKTLIGEGGFGSVYRGTLPDGQEVAVKVRSATSTQGTREFENELNLLSAIRHENLVPLLGYCCENDQQILVYPFMSNGSLQDRLYGEAAKRKILDWPTRLSIALGAARGLMYLHTYGGRSVIHRDVKSSNILLDDSMSAKVADFGFSKYAPQEGDSNASLEVRGTAGYMDPEYYSTQQLSAKSDVFSFGVVLLEIISGREPLNIQRPRNEWSLVEWAKPYIRESKIDEIVDPNIKGGYHAEAMWRVVEAALACIEPFSAYRPCMEDIVRELEDALIIENNASEYMKSIDSIYSLGGSNRFSIVMEKKIVVPPTPTASEPSTTNPQTMAPPEPR; encoded by the exons ATGATGGAAGGATTGGTTTACTGgattttaacatgttttgtgTTTTCAATCGTTTGTTTCTTCAATATTGTTCAATCAACTAATGCACAAG GGTTTTTGAGCATAGCATGCTGCGTTCAATCCAGTTTTACAGATAAAAATTTGACTTGGATACCTGATGATCAATGGTTTACAAACAGAAAAGGTTGCAAGAACTTGAATCAGGGAAACCAAAGTGCTCGGATTTTCGAGATCGAATGGGGGAAAAGATGTTATAGCTTACCGACGGTTAAAGATCAAGACTATCTGGTAAGGGGTTCGTTCCCTGTTGTTGAAACAGAGGGAGCTGCTGAGTTTGAATCTTCATTTACTGTTTCAATCGGTAGCACGCCACTAAGCGTGGTGAACTCATCGGCGGACTTGGTGGTTGAGGGGATTTTCCGAGCTGCTAATAGCTATACTGACTTCTGCTTAGTGCATGGAAAAGGAGATCCCTACATATCGAGTCTTGAACTAAGGCCTTTTAATGATTCAGGGTATTTGAATGATAAATCATCCAATATTTTGAAAGTGGTTAATAGAACTGATCTAGGAGGCTTTGGAGAGACCAG GTACCCAGAAGACAGATATGACAGAATTTGGAAACCAGCATCAAGTCTTTACTCACGAGCAGCCAACTCCACTGTTATTATCCACAACAATGTGAATACAACAGTGCCTCTCAATGTTCTACGAACTGCTGTTACGGATTCAACACGGTTGGAGTTCCTTCAAAATGACCTAGATAATGGGGATTATAACTACACTGTGATCCTCTACTTTCTTGAGCTCGATGACAGTGTTAGAATTGGCCAAAGGGTGTTTGATATTTTCATCAACAATGAGAAGAAAGCggataattttgatatattggcAAAAGGATCAAACTATGGAGAGTTAGTTTTCAATGTGACTGCTAAAGGGTCTCTAAATTTGACCTTGGATAAGGGATCTAATGGATCTGAACTTGGACCAATTTGCAATGCCTTTGAGATGTTGCGGGTGCGCCAAAGGGATCAAGAGACTGATTACAATGATG TGGTTGAGATAAAGAAGGTAAAAGAGGAGTTGTTAATGCCTAACAAAGGAAATGACTTACTGGAAACTTGGTCGGGCGATCCATGCCTTCCTGATCACTGGCCAGGTCTGGCCTGCAACTCCTTCAATGGTTCCACTGTCATCACAGATAT gGATCTTTCTTCAAATCAATTTCAAGGGTCAATTCCTCCGAGTATCACAAAGCTAACCCACCTGAAAACATT GAACCTGAGCAACAATGACTTCAGCGGCGAGATTCCAACATTCCCACCATCCTCCGATCTCACATCAGT GGATATAAGCTATAATGAACTTGAAGGATCTGTACCACAATCTCTTGTCTCACTTCCCCACTTGAGTACACT AAACTATGGATGCAATTCTCAACTTGACAATGACCTGCCATCTACCTTGAACAGCTCAAAGCTaaccactga TTCAGGAGCATGTTCCAGAAAATCAAGGGGTCCAACAAAAGGAATTGTCATTGGTGCTGCTGCATGTGGGTCTGCTGTAGTTACTATTGCTCTTGGAACCATTTTGGTTTGCCTTTATAGAAAAAAACTAATGGCTAGGAGAAAATACAATGGGAAAGGACTCTCCTTGGCAAAGA ATGTGGTGTTCTCCCTTCCTAGCACAGATGAAGTTTTTGTTAAGCCAATATCTATACAGACATATACTCTACAATACATTGAGATGGCCACCGAAAAGTACAAAACATTGATTGGTGAAGGAGGGTTCGGATCAGTGTATCGAGGTACTCTTCCTGATGGTCAGGAAGTTGCTGTGAAGGTCCGATCAGCTACCTCAACTCAAGGAACTCGAGAGTTCGAGAACGAG CTAAACCTTCTTTCGGCTATTCGGCATGAGAACCTGGTTCCTCTTCTTGGTTATTGTTGTGAAAACGATCAACAAATCCTCGTTTATCCTTTCATGTCCAATGGCTCTTTGCAAGATCGACTCTATG GGGAAGCAGCAAAACGTAAAATTTTGGATTGGCCAACCAGGCTTTCTATTGCTCTTGGTGCTGCTCGAG GTTTGATGTATCTTCATACCTATGGCGGGCGTAGTGTTATACATAGGGATGTAAAATCAAGCAACATACTTTTGGATGATAGCATGAGTGCTAAAGTAGCAGACTTTGGTTTTTCAAAATATGCTCCTCAAGAAGGTGACAGTAATGCTTCCCTTGAAGTAAGGGGCACAGCCGGATACATGGATCCAGA GTATTACTCAACCCAGCAACTATCTGCAAAAAGTGATGTCTTCAGCTTTGGTGTGGTTCTACTTGAAATTATAAGTGGAAGGGAGCCTCTAAACATACAGAGGCCACGGAATGAATGGAGTTTAGTTGAATGG GCAAAACCTTATATAAGGGAATCAAAGATTGATGAAATAGTTGACCCTAACATAAAAGGTGGGTACCATGCTGAGGCAATGTGGAGAGTAGTAGAGGCAGCATTGGCATGTATTGAGCCCTTTTCTGCTTACCGACCGTGCATGGAGGACATTGTTCGAGAGTTGGAAGATGCTTTGATCATAGAGAACAATGCATCTGAGTACATGAAGTCCATTGACAGCATATATAGCTTGGGAGGGTCCAATCGCTTCTCAATAGTGATGGAAAAGAAGATAGTTGTACCACCTACACCAACTGCTTCAGAACCCTCCACTACTAATCCACAAACAATGGCTCCTCCCGAGCCACGATAG